The following are encoded in a window of Bradyrhizobium sp. WBOS07 genomic DNA:
- a CDS encoding GNAT family N-acetyltransferase gives MSALHLRPYAASDEAAAIELWHRTWQAAYPQIDFSARLEWWRGRWRKDLVPKASIVVAERDGALTGFVTIDGEGYLDQLVVDPAHWGSDAARLLVDEAKRLSPSGVTLLVNKDNARAIRFYERNGFAHAGDDVNPTSGRPVLKMVWRA, from the coding sequence GTGAGCGCGCTTCACCTCCGCCCCTACGCGGCCTCCGACGAAGCCGCCGCGATCGAGCTCTGGCATCGCACCTGGCAAGCGGCCTATCCGCAGATCGACTTTTCGGCCCGGCTGGAATGGTGGCGCGGGCGCTGGCGCAAGGATCTGGTGCCCAAGGCCTCGATCGTGGTGGCGGAACGAGACGGCGCGCTGACCGGGTTCGTCACCATCGACGGCGAGGGCTATCTCGACCAGCTCGTGGTCGATCCCGCGCATTGGGGCTCTGATGCCGCGCGGCTGCTCGTCGACGAAGCCAAGCGCTTGTCACCCTCGGGCGTGACGCTGCTCGTCAACAAGGACAATGCCCGCGCCATCCGCTTCTACGAGCGCAACGGCTTTGCCCATGCCGGCGACGACGTGAACCCGACCTCGGGGCGGCCGGTGCTGAAGATGGTGTGGCGGGCGTGA
- a CDS encoding peptidoglycan -binding protein — protein MALARARRSEGGLNYWPGFVDALSTLVLSIVFLLSVFLVVQFFLSQEVTGKDKALEQLNAKIAQLNELLSLEKLGKLTLDDQVSSLKAGLASAESERDRIKGLYDGLAAAGNDAQGKTSELGKALDSEKAVSARALAQIEVLNQQISALRRQLAALEEALDASEKRDKESQNRIADLGSRLNVALAQRVQELSRYRSEFFGRLRAILGNRPDIRIVGDRFVFQSEVFFDTGQAMLLPEGRAELDTLATALIELDKKIPSEIPWVLRVDGHTDVRPVSGANFKSNWDLSAARSISVVQYLVSLGVPAQRLVAAGFGEFQPLDPGNTEEAYKRNRRIELKLTER, from the coding sequence ATGGCTCTTGCCCGCGCCCGCCGCAGCGAAGGCGGCCTCAATTACTGGCCCGGCTTCGTCGACGCGCTGTCGACGCTGGTGCTGTCGATCGTATTCCTGCTGTCGGTGTTCCTGGTGGTGCAGTTCTTCCTGTCGCAGGAGGTCACCGGCAAGGACAAGGCGCTGGAGCAGCTCAACGCCAAGATCGCGCAGCTCAACGAGCTATTGTCGCTGGAGAAGCTCGGCAAGCTCACGCTCGACGACCAAGTCTCGTCGTTGAAAGCCGGGCTCGCCTCGGCCGAGAGCGAGCGCGACCGCATCAAGGGCCTCTATGACGGCCTCGCGGCCGCCGGCAACGACGCGCAAGGCAAGACCTCCGAGCTCGGCAAGGCGCTGGATTCGGAGAAGGCGGTCTCGGCGCGGGCGCTGGCGCAGATCGAGGTGCTGAACCAGCAGATCAGCGCGCTCCGGCGGCAATTGGCGGCGCTGGAAGAGGCGCTCGACGCGAGCGAGAAGCGCGACAAGGAATCGCAGAACCGCATTGCGGATCTGGGGTCGCGCCTGAACGTCGCCCTGGCGCAGCGGGTGCAGGAATTGTCGCGCTACCGCTCCGAATTCTTCGGCCGCCTGCGCGCCATCCTCGGCAACCGGCCCGACATTCGCATCGTCGGCGACCGGTTCGTGTTCCAGTCCGAAGTGTTCTTCGACACCGGACAGGCGATGCTGCTGCCCGAGGGCCGCGCCGAGCTCGACACGCTAGCGACCGCGCTGATCGAGCTCGACAAGAAGATCCCAAGCGAGATCCCCTGGGTGCTGCGTGTCGACGGCCATACCGACGTGCGGCCGGTGAGCGGCGCGAACTTCAAATCGAACTGGGACCTGTCGGCGGCACGCTCGATCTCGGTGGTGCAATATCTGGTCTCGCTCGGCGTGCCCGCGCAGCGGCTCGTCGCGGCCGGCTTCGGCGAATTCCAGCCGCTCGATCCCGGCAACACCGAGGAAGCCTACAAGCGCAACCGCCGCATCGAGCTGAAGCTGACGGAGCGGTAG
- a CDS encoding flagellar motor protein MotA: MPSGTSSRSTMDIEYTKLSSPSVFLVRMLVFLVLCTLVGVVLYKQIIQAFFANPGLNALIGGVLFIGIILAFRQVIRLYPEVSWVNNFRIADPGLAPARHPKLLAPMAAILGGERSGRMTITQTTMRHLLDSIATRLDEARDISRYMTGLLVFLGLLGTFWGLIETVGSVGKVIDGLKVGSDSGALFDTLKEGLAAPLGGMGISFSSSLFGLAGSLVLGFLDLQSSQAQNRFYTDLEDWLATTVREYGSGEVAVASGGGGVASGELQAAVERLRSVLEEGSGSRGTTAAMASLAEAIQALVSHMRTEQQMIREWADGQGEQNREIRRLLERLARQPEKS; the protein is encoded by the coding sequence ATGCCGTCAGGCACTTCGTCCCGCTCCACCATGGATATCGAGTACACCAAACTGTCCTCGCCCAGCGTCTTCCTGGTGCGGATGCTGGTCTTCCTGGTGCTGTGCACGCTGGTCGGCGTCGTGCTCTACAAGCAGATCATCCAGGCCTTCTTCGCCAATCCCGGCCTCAATGCCCTGATCGGCGGGGTGCTGTTCATCGGCATCATCCTGGCGTTCCGCCAGGTCATCCGGCTCTACCCCGAGGTCTCCTGGGTCAACAATTTCCGCATCGCCGATCCCGGCCTGGCGCCGGCCCGGCACCCGAAGCTGCTGGCGCCGATGGCGGCGATCCTCGGCGGCGAGCGCTCCGGGCGGATGACCATCACCCAGACCACCATGCGGCACCTGCTCGATTCGATCGCGACCCGCCTGGATGAAGCCCGCGACATCTCGCGCTACATGACCGGCCTTCTGGTCTTCCTCGGCCTGCTCGGCACCTTCTGGGGCCTGATCGAGACGGTCGGCTCGGTTGGCAAGGTGATCGACGGGCTCAAGGTCGGGAGCGATTCGGGGGCGCTGTTCGACACGCTGAAGGAAGGCCTCGCCGCCCCCCTCGGCGGCATGGGCATCTCGTTCTCGAGCTCCCTGTTCGGCCTCGCCGGCTCGCTGGTCCTCGGCTTCCTCGACCTGCAATCGAGCCAGGCCCAGAACCGCTTCTACACCGACCTGGAGGACTGGCTGGCCACCACCGTGCGCGAATATGGCAGCGGCGAGGTTGCGGTCGCCTCCGGCGGCGGCGGGGTCGCCAGCGGCGAGCTGCAGGCCGCGGTCGAACGCTTGCGCTCCGTGCTCGAGGAAGGCAGTGGCAGCCGCGGCACCACGGCGGCGATGGCGAGCCTTGCCGAAGCGATTCAGGCGCTGGTCTCGCACATGCGCACCGAGCAGCAGATGATCCGCGAATGGGCCGACGGCCAGGGCGAGCAGAACCGCGAGATCCGGCGCCTGCTGGAGCGCCTCGCGCGCCAGCCGGAGAAGAGTTGA